One genomic segment of Halalkalicoccus tibetensis includes these proteins:
- the radB gene encoding DNA repair and recombination protein RadB — MNDAIPVGCPPIDELLGGGLERGAVTQLYGPPAAGKTNLALCAAVECAAAGERVAYIDTEGLSPDRFEQLLRANAGDEEIESLSSRIVISEAHTFDEQEEAVRDVEELASGVSLIVLDSATGFYRLQRTEDEREGDALRAVARQITHLLALARKHDLAVAITNQVFSDPDADMTRALGGNTLEHWTGTVLRIDRFRGGKRRATLEKHRAKPAGESVQFRITDDGLEEIDEMVGD; from the coding sequence GTGAACGACGCCATCCCCGTCGGCTGCCCCCCGATCGACGAGCTGCTCGGCGGCGGTCTCGAGCGCGGGGCCGTCACCCAGCTCTACGGCCCCCCCGCCGCCGGCAAGACGAACCTCGCGCTGTGTGCGGCCGTCGAGTGCGCCGCGGCCGGCGAGCGCGTCGCCTACATCGACACCGAGGGGCTCTCGCCCGACCGCTTCGAGCAGCTGCTTCGTGCGAACGCCGGCGACGAGGAGATCGAGAGCCTCTCCTCGCGGATCGTGATCAGCGAGGCCCACACGTTCGACGAACAGGAGGAAGCGGTGCGGGACGTCGAGGAGCTCGCGAGCGGGGTCTCGCTGATCGTCCTCGACAGCGCCACCGGCTTCTACAGGCTCCAGCGCACCGAGGACGAGCGCGAGGGTGACGCCCTGCGGGCGGTCGCCCGCCAGATCACCCACCTGCTCGCGCTCGCCCGGAAACACGATCTGGCCGTCGCGATCACCAACCAGGTCTTCTCGGACCCCGACGCGGACATGACCCGCGCGCTGGGGGGCAACACGCTCGAACACTGGACCGGAACGGTGCTGCGAATCGACCGGTTCCGGGGAGGCAAGCGACGCGCGACGCTGGAGAAACACCGCGCGAAGCCCGCCGGCGAGAGCGTCCAGTTCCGGATCACCGACGACGGGCTGGAGGAGATCGACGAGATGGTCGGGGACTGA
- the mch gene encoding methenyltetrahydromethanopterin cyclohydrolase, translating into MDSLNRMSLELVDEAIDFADELDVFVSELDTETTVLDFGVESDGGLEAGLLLVEIQTAGLATVQTRMDEVGGVPMPFVEFSTDQPELAVLCSQKAGWELGVEDFEGLGSGPARALVAEEEEFARVGYEDVFEFAVLAVESENLPTAAAAKQVAELTGVDPGAVFLPAFSTASLTGSVNMAARAAELAVFRLSELGYDPLDVVSASASAPVAPVAGSEEAAIGRTNDALAYGGRAHVVVREEFDRFSEVASTASEEYGRPFVEIFDDVDWELYDVPESIFAPAEVTVDVLGGETYHYGERNEELLTSSFGL; encoded by the coding sequence ATGGACAGTCTGAACCGCATGTCGCTGGAGCTCGTCGACGAGGCGATCGACTTCGCCGACGAGCTCGACGTCTTCGTCTCGGAGCTCGACACCGAAACCACGGTCCTCGACTTCGGCGTGGAGTCCGACGGCGGGCTCGAGGCCGGCCTGTTGCTCGTCGAGATCCAGACGGCGGGCCTGGCGACCGTCCAGACCCGCATGGACGAGGTCGGGGGCGTTCCGATGCCCTTCGTCGAGTTCTCGACCGACCAGCCCGAGCTGGCGGTGCTCTGCTCGCAGAAGGCCGGCTGGGAGCTCGGCGTCGAGGACTTCGAGGGGCTGGGCTCAGGACCGGCCCGCGCGCTGGTCGCCGAGGAGGAGGAGTTCGCCCGCGTGGGCTACGAGGACGTCTTCGAGTTCGCGGTGCTGGCCGTCGAGAGCGAGAACCTCCCGACCGCGGCCGCCGCAAAGCAGGTCGCCGAGCTGACCGGCGTCGACCCCGGCGCGGTCTTCCTGCCGGCGTTCTCGACGGCGAGCCTCACCGGCAGCGTCAACATGGCCGCCCGGGCCGCCGAACTCGCGGTCTTCCGGCTCTCCGAACTGGGCTACGACCCGCTCGACGTCGTCAGCGCGAGCGCGAGCGCGCCCGTCGCGCCCGTCGCCGGGAGCGAGGAGGCCGCCATCGGTCGGACCAACGACGCGCTGGCCTACGGCGGCCGGGCCCACGTCGTCGTCCGCGAGGAGTTCGACCGCTTTTCCGAAGTGGCCTCGACCGCCTCCGAGGAGTACGGCCGGCCGTTCGTCGAGATCTTCGACGACGTCGACTGGGAACTCTACGACGTCCCCGAGTCGATCTTCGCGCCAGCGGAGGTGACGGTCGACGTTCTAGGCGGCGAGACCTACCACTACGGCGAGCGAAACGAGGAGCTCCTCACCAGTAGCTTCGGGCTATGA
- a CDS encoding SHOCT domain-containing protein — MDEARLRALSFGGAVAATLVLGVAFAALAAAFGTGSAAMALFVVLFVVAIAYESIYHQLEEALGRDADPDSVAEDALETLRLRYARDEITEAEFERKLETLLETETTADAERYVGAASEPDEDHEFERERW, encoded by the coding sequence ATGGACGAGGCCCGACTGCGCGCCCTCAGCTTCGGCGGTGCCGTCGCCGCCACGCTCGTCCTCGGCGTCGCGTTCGCGGCTCTGGCCGCCGCCTTCGGGACCGGGAGCGCGGCCATGGCCCTCTTCGTGGTCCTGTTCGTCGTCGCGATAGCCTACGAGAGCATCTACCACCAGCTCGAGGAAGCCCTCGGTCGCGACGCGGACCCCGACTCCGTCGCCGAGGACGCCCTCGAGACGCTCCGGCTGCGATACGCCCGCGACGAGATCACGGAGGCGGAGTTCGAACGGAAGCTCGAAACGCTGCTCGAAACTGAGACGACCGCGGATGCCGAGCGCTACGTCGGGGCGGCTTCGGAGCCGGACGAGGACCACGAGTTCGAGCGTGAGCGCTGGTGA
- a CDS encoding bacterio-opsin activator domain-containing protein yields the protein MAEILLLIDREENRRLLDEWLSDGHEVVGSIPDDIRSPDLCIMDQCSLQRHEAALASRKDAVEPVFLPFLLVVSRQQLGEISTEVWSRVDAVVQEGVDELITAPVKKTELHGRIESLLRTRELSLDLRDRNDELRTLNHINAAIRSVNGALVTAVTREGIEREVCEQLAEAPPYRFAWIGERAVTGGAIEPRTAAGVEEGYLDAPVRLDGTEPTGAALADGEARFVRPDRADGEWGGAALEREYRAVAAIPLTYGETVYGVLGVYSDREGAFSDGERAVLEELGGTIGHAIDAARSKRALFADTVTELRFGFDGTPAPLVALSNDGHDVSFEGTVADNDGDLLEFYGIEGFDEAVRDRLADDPAIGGLRVVGDDDGATLVELRVADSLLAEFADQGATVESLEISGGECRVVVTLSRSVAVRTVVEGILAGHPDGELRAQRQVERSGTTRRAFRAALETNLTERQREVLRAAYLSGFFGWPRESTGEEVAESLGITPSTLHQHLRVAERKLLDAFFDHETNA from the coding sequence ATGGCGGAGATCCTCCTGCTGATCGATCGCGAGGAGAACCGGCGGCTGCTCGACGAGTGGCTGTCGGACGGACACGAGGTCGTCGGATCGATCCCCGACGACATCCGGTCGCCGGACCTCTGTATCATGGACCAGTGCTCGCTCCAGCGCCACGAGGCGGCGCTCGCGAGCCGGAAGGACGCCGTGGAGCCGGTCTTCCTCCCGTTCCTGCTCGTCGTCTCCCGACAGCAGCTCGGGGAGATCAGCACGGAGGTCTGGTCGCGGGTCGACGCCGTCGTCCAGGAGGGCGTCGACGAGCTGATCACCGCCCCCGTGAAGAAGACGGAGCTCCACGGCCGGATCGAGAGCCTGCTTCGGACCCGCGAGCTCTCGCTCGATCTCCGGGACAGGAACGACGAGCTGCGGACGCTCAACCACATCAACGCCGCCATCCGGTCGGTCAACGGGGCGCTCGTGACCGCCGTCACCCGCGAGGGGATCGAGCGCGAGGTCTGCGAGCAGCTCGCCGAGGCCCCGCCGTATCGTTTCGCCTGGATCGGCGAGCGCGCGGTGACGGGCGGGGCGATCGAGCCCCGGACCGCCGCGGGCGTCGAGGAGGGGTATCTCGACGCCCCGGTCCGCCTCGACGGGACGGAGCCGACCGGGGCGGCCCTCGCCGACGGCGAGGCGCGGTTCGTCCGTCCCGATCGGGCCGACGGGGAGTGGGGCGGGGCGGCCCTCGAACGGGAGTACCGCGCGGTCGCCGCGATCCCGTTGACGTACGGCGAGACGGTCTACGGCGTGCTGGGCGTCTACTCGGACCGCGAGGGGGCGTTCAGCGACGGGGAGCGGGCGGTGCTCGAGGAGCTCGGCGGGACGATCGGCCACGCGATCGACGCCGCCCGGAGCAAGCGGGCGCTGTTCGCCGACACCGTCACCGAGCTCCGGTTCGGGTTCGACGGGACGCCCGCGCCGCTGGTCGCCCTCTCGAACGACGGCCACGACGTCTCCTTCGAGGGGACCGTCGCCGACAACGACGGCGACCTGCTCGAGTTCTACGGGATCGAAGGGTTCGACGAGGCCGTCCGCGACCGGCTCGCCGACGACCCGGCGATCGGCGGGCTCAGGGTCGTCGGCGACGACGACGGGGCGACGCTGGTCGAGCTGCGGGTCGCGGACTCGCTGCTCGCCGAGTTCGCCGACCAGGGCGCGACCGTCGAGTCCCTGGAGATCAGCGGGGGCGAGTGTCGGGTCGTGGTGACGCTGTCACGTTCGGTCGCGGTCAGGACGGTGGTCGAGGGGATCCTCGCGGGCCATCCCGACGGGGAGCTGCGTGCACAGCGCCAGGTCGAGCGTTCGGGGACGACCCGCCGGGCGTTCCGCGCGGCCCTCGAGACCAACCTCACCGAGCGCCAGCGCGAGGTGCTGCGGGCGGCGTACCTCTCGGGCTTCTTCGGCTGGCCCCGCGAGAGCACCGGCGAGGAGGTCGCAGAATCGCTCGGGATCACCCCCTCGACGCTCCACCAGCACCTCCGGGTGGCCGAACGGAAGCTGCTCGACGCGTTCTTCGATCACGAGACGAACGCCTGA
- the larC gene encoding nickel pincer cofactor biosynthesis protein LarC, with translation MRTLAFDGRLGASGDMILGALLAAGADPDALVPAEDALDVRYEASEVVKRGIRATSVDVLLADEHDHHDRDGNGEASHGHDEDHDDHTHAEGAGPHRSYREVCELVESMGLPGAVEERAVEAFTVLGEAEASVHGEELDSIHFHEVGADDAIADVVGAALLLADLDPDRVVTTPLSAGGGTVEMSHGTYPVPGPATVEIAERADWSIRGGPVEAELLTPTGAAILAVVADGVETLPGLRVTSSGYGAGDRDLADRPNVLRAILGEEAGLTREEIVVLETNVDDVAPEVLGGLQTTLAEVGARDVTVLPATMKKSRPGHLVKVICRPEDAERVARRLAEETGTLGVRSVPGTHRWVASREIESVTLELDDGTHEIDVKVASDESGAVYDVSAEYDDAAAAAGEAGLAIREVASLAESAWRDANGG, from the coding sequence ATGAGGACGCTTGCGTTCGACGGCCGGCTCGGTGCGAGCGGCGACATGATCCTGGGGGCGCTTCTCGCCGCCGGCGCGGACCCCGACGCGCTCGTCCCGGCCGAGGACGCGCTCGACGTGCGTTACGAGGCCAGCGAGGTCGTGAAGCGGGGGATCCGGGCGACCAGCGTGGACGTGCTGCTCGCCGACGAACACGACCACCACGATCGCGACGGGAACGGTGAGGCGAGTCATGGTCACGACGAGGACCACGACGACCACACGCACGCCGAGGGCGCGGGGCCACACCGTTCCTATCGGGAGGTGTGCGAGCTCGTCGAGTCGATGGGACTCCCGGGAGCGGTCGAGGAGCGCGCCGTCGAGGCCTTTACCGTTCTCGGCGAGGCCGAGGCGAGCGTCCACGGCGAGGAGCTCGACTCCATCCACTTCCACGAGGTCGGCGCCGACGACGCCATCGCCGACGTCGTGGGCGCCGCGCTGTTGCTCGCCGATCTCGACCCCGACCGGGTGGTCACGACGCCGCTCTCGGCCGGCGGCGGCACGGTGGAGATGAGCCACGGCACCTACCCCGTTCCCGGGCCAGCGACCGTCGAGATCGCCGAGCGCGCCGACTGGTCGATCCGGGGCGGGCCCGTCGAGGCCGAGCTGCTCACCCCGACGGGGGCGGCGATCCTCGCGGTCGTCGCCGACGGGGTCGAGACGCTTCCCGGCCTGCGGGTGACGAGCTCGGGGTACGGCGCGGGCGACCGCGACCTCGCGGACCGCCCGAACGTGCTCCGGGCGATCCTGGGGGAGGAAGCGGGGCTCACGCGCGAGGAGATCGTCGTTCTCGAGACCAACGTCGACGACGTCGCCCCGGAGGTGCTGGGCGGGCTCCAGACCACCCTCGCGGAGGTCGGTGCTCGCGACGTGACGGTGCTGCCGGCGACGATGAAGAAGTCCCGGCCGGGCCACCTCGTGAAGGTGATCTGTCGGCCCGAGGACGCCGAACGGGTGGCCCGCCGGCTGGCCGAGGAGACGGGCACCCTGGGGGTCCGTTCGGTCCCCGGGACCCACCGCTGGGTCGCGAGCCGGGAGATCGAGAGCGTGACCCTCGAACTCGATGACGGGACTCACGAGATCGACGTGAAGGTCGCGAGCGACGAGTCGGGCGCGGTCTACGACGTCAGCGCCGAGTACGACGACGCGGCGGCCGCCGCGGGCGAGGCCGGGCTGGCGATCCGGGAGGTAGCATCGCTCGCGGAGTCGGCGTGGCGGGACGCGAACGGCGGCTAG
- a CDS encoding CDC48 family AAA ATPase: MNEVQLEVAKAYPNDSGRGIARLDPDTLLHLKLSPGDIIEIEGGDTTAAKVWRADRQDWNTDTVRIDGFTRQNADVGIGERVTIRKAEATKAEKLVLAPPEEASVQFGSDAAGMVKRQILKRPVVERDIVPVMSSTNHPFMRSPGQAIPLIAVETEPEGVCLITEDTDVELREEPISGFEKAGSGITYEDIGGLQNEIQRVREMVELPMKHPQIFKKLGIEPPQGVLLHGPPGTGKTLLAKAVANETSASFFSIAGPEIISKYYGESEQQLREIFEDASEESPAIIFIDELDSIAPKREDVTGEVERRVVAQLLTMMDGLESRGQVIVIAATNRVDSVDPALRRPGRFDREISIDVPDETGREEILQIHTRGMPLSDDVSLSELADDTHGFVGADVESLTKEAAMRALRRYLPEINLDEEEVPPELIDRMIVKRGDFRGALGEVEPSAMREVLVELPKVSWDDIGGLEDATDDVKESVEWPLTNPGRFARLGIDPPAGVLLYGPPGTGKTLMAKAVANETNANFISIRGPQLLSKWVGESEKAIRQTFRKARQVSPTVIFFDELDALAPARGGEVGSNVSERVVNQLLTELDGLEEMENVMVIAATNRPDMIDPALLRSGRFDRLVMVGQPSEEGREEILRIHTGDIPIAADVSLRELAEITDGFVGSDLESIAREAAMTALREDHEADIVEMRHFRQAMDSVRPTITDDILDYYEQIEDEFAGGTTEPNRGRQGSRIGFQ; this comes from the coding sequence ATGAACGAAGTACAACTCGAGGTGGCGAAAGCCTACCCGAACGACTCGGGGAGAGGCATCGCCCGCCTCGACCCGGACACGTTGTTGCACCTGAAGCTGAGCCCCGGAGACATCATCGAGATCGAGGGCGGCGACACCACCGCCGCGAAGGTCTGGCGCGCCGACCGCCAGGACTGGAACACCGACACCGTCCGCATCGACGGCTTCACCCGCCAGAACGCCGACGTCGGCATCGGCGAACGCGTGACCATCCGGAAGGCCGAGGCGACGAAGGCCGAGAAGCTCGTCCTCGCGCCCCCGGAGGAGGCGTCGGTCCAGTTCGGCTCGGACGCGGCGGGCATGGTCAAACGCCAGATCCTCAAGCGCCCCGTCGTCGAACGCGACATCGTTCCCGTCATGTCCTCGACGAACCACCCGTTCATGCGCTCGCCCGGCCAGGCGATCCCCCTCATCGCCGTCGAGACCGAGCCCGAGGGGGTCTGTCTCATCACCGAGGACACCGACGTCGAGCTGCGCGAGGAGCCCATCAGCGGCTTCGAGAAGGCCGGTTCGGGCATCACCTACGAGGACATCGGCGGCCTCCAGAACGAGATCCAGCGCGTCCGGGAGATGGTCGAGCTGCCGATGAAACACCCCCAGATCTTCAAGAAGCTGGGGATCGAGCCCCCGCAGGGCGTCCTGCTACACGGCCCGCCCGGCACGGGGAAGACCCTGCTGGCGAAGGCGGTCGCGAACGAGACCTCCGCGAGCTTCTTCTCCATTGCGGGACCGGAGATCATCTCGAAGTACTACGGGGAGAGCGAACAGCAACTCAGGGAGATCTTCGAGGACGCGAGCGAGGAGTCGCCCGCGATCATCTTCATCGACGAGCTCGACTCGATCGCGCCCAAACGCGAGGACGTCACCGGCGAGGTCGAACGGCGCGTCGTCGCCCAGCTGCTGACGATGATGGACGGCCTCGAAAGTCGGGGCCAGGTCATCGTCATCGCGGCGACCAACCGGGTCGATTCGGTCGACCCTGCGCTGCGCCGCCCGGGCCGGTTCGACCGGGAGATCTCGATCGACGTGCCCGACGAGACCGGGCGCGAGGAGATCCTCCAGATCCATACCAGAGGAATGCCGCTGTCGGACGACGTGAGCCTCTCGGAGCTCGCCGACGACACCCACGGCTTCGTCGGCGCGGACGTCGAGAGCCTCACCAAGGAGGCGGCGATGCGCGCGCTCCGGCGCTACCTCCCCGAGATCAACCTCGACGAGGAGGAGGTGCCCCCCGAGCTGATCGACCGGATGATCGTCAAGCGCGGGGACTTCCGCGGGGCGCTCGGCGAGGTCGAGCCCAGCGCCATGCGCGAGGTGCTCGTCGAGCTGCCGAAGGTCTCGTGGGACGACATCGGCGGGCTCGAGGACGCCACCGACGACGTGAAGGAGAGCGTCGAGTGGCCGCTGACCAACCCCGGCCGGTTCGCCCGGCTGGGGATCGACCCGCCGGCGGGCGTCCTGCTCTACGGCCCGCCCGGGACGGGCAAGACGCTGATGGCCAAAGCGGTGGCGAACGAGACCAACGCCAACTTCATCTCGATCCGCGGGCCCCAACTGCTCTCGAAGTGGGTCGGCGAGTCGGAGAAGGCGATCCGTCAGACCTTCCGGAAGGCCCGGCAGGTCAGTCCGACAGTGATCTTCTTCGACGAGCTCGACGCGCTCGCGCCCGCGCGGGGCGGCGAGGTCGGTTCGAACGTCTCCGAGCGGGTCGTCAACCAGCTGCTGACGGAGCTCGACGGCCTCGAGGAGATGGAGAACGTGATGGTGATCGCCGCGACCAACCGGCCGGACATGATCGACCCCGCGCTGCTTCGCTCGGGACGGTTCGACCGGCTCGTGATGGTCGGCCAGCCTAGCGAGGAGGGCCGCGAGGAGATCCTCCGCATCCACACCGGCGACATCCCGATTGCGGCCGACGTCAGCCTGCGCGAGCTCGCCGAGATCACCGACGGCTTCGTCGGCAGCGACCTCGAATCGATCGCCCGCGAGGCGGCGATGACCGCCCTCCGGGAGGACCACGAGGCCGATATCGTCGAGATGCGCCACTTCCGCCAGGCGATGGACTCGGTCCGACCGACCATCACCGACGACATCCTCGACTACTACGAGCAGATCGAGGACGAGTTCGCCGGCGGAACGACCGAGCCCAACCGCGGGCGCCAGGGCAGCCGGATCGGCTTCCAGTAA
- a CDS encoding MTH1187 family thiamine-binding protein, whose translation MTVIALLSVAPVTEEGMADEVAKAVEALEEFDVSYETNPMGTVIEAETTDELFAAAQAAHEAVDGDRVSTVLKIDDKRSSDASADQKVADVEEALGREPRGD comes from the coding sequence ATGACAGTGATCGCGCTGCTGAGCGTCGCGCCAGTCACCGAGGAGGGCATGGCCGACGAGGTCGCGAAGGCCGTCGAGGCCCTCGAGGAGTTCGACGTGAGCTACGAGACCAACCCGATGGGCACCGTCATCGAGGCCGAGACCACCGACGAGCTGTTCGCCGCCGCGCAGGCGGCCCACGAGGCGGTCGACGGCGACCGGGTGAGCACCGTGCTGAAGATCGACGACAAGCGCTCGAGCGACGCGAGCGCCGACCAGAAGGTCGCGGACGTCGAGGAGGCGCTGGGCCGCGAGCCCCGGGGCGACTGA